The window GCGCGCTCCATGCCGGGGCCGCGCGGGCGGGCGCCGACGAGCAACGCGTAGTCGGCGTCCTTAAAGGCCACCAGGGGATCGCCGGTCGGGATCACGCCCGCCAGCAGCGGGAAGGCGCAGTCCTCGAGCTCCATGATCACGCCCTTGAGCGCCTTCTGCGCTTTTTCGTCCGGGATCTCGAGCAGTTGCAGGATGACCGGCTGGTCCTTGCCGAGCATCTCGCCGGAGGCGATGCGGAACAGCAGGGCGTAACCGATTTGGCCGGCGGCGCCGGTGACGGCAACGCGAACAGGCTTTTTGCTCATGGGAAAACTCCAGGAAAGGTGAAAACGGTGCGCGGTCGCGGTTGCGGCCGCGGAGGTCGGGGCCGGGCAAGGCGCCCGGTCGCATAGGCCGGCTCGGATTTTATGCCGATTTGCGCTTTCGATGGCGCCAGTCTTGTGTCTTATATAAGATGTCGCCGACCACGCCGCCGCGGCGCACCCCGCCCTGTCAATGACCACCTCCCCCATCGCGCTTGCCGACCCGGCGACGCCCTCGTTCAGCCCGCTCTACCAGCAGATCAAGTCCTTGATCCTGCAGAGTCTGCACGACGGCGAATGGAAACCGGGTGAACCGATCCCTAGCGAGATCGACCTGGCCGCGCGCTTCCGGGTGAGCCAGGGCACGGTACGCAAGGCCATCGACGAACTGGCGGCCGAGAACCTGCTGGTGCGCCGCCAGGGCAAGGGCACCTTCGTGGCCACCCATGCCGAGCAGCATGTGCAGTACCGCTTCCTGAAGCTGGTCCCCGATAGCGGCGATGTCGACAGCGAAGGCCCGGCCGAGCGCGAGATCGTCGACTGCAGGCGGCTGCGCGCCAGCGCCGATGTTGCACGCCTGCTCGCGCTGCGCACCGGCGACGCCGTGCTGCAGGTACGGCGCGTGCTCGCCTATCGTGGCACGCCCACGATTCTGGAGGACCTGTGGCTGCCGGGCGGGCCGTTCAAGGGGCTCACAGCCGAACGTCTGGCCGCCTGGCGCGGCCCCATGTACGCCATGTTCGAGACCGAGTTCGGGGTGCGGATGGTGCGCGCCGAGGAAAAGATCCGGGCCGTGCTGCCCGACGAGGCGCAGGCCGCCCTGCTCCACGTCAGCACCG is drawn from Variovorax sp. PBS-H4 and contains these coding sequences:
- a CDS encoding GntR family transcriptional regulator, with translation MTTSPIALADPATPSFSPLYQQIKSLILQSLHDGEWKPGEPIPSEIDLAARFRVSQGTVRKAIDELAAENLLVRRQGKGTFVATHAEQHVQYRFLKLVPDSGDVDSEGPAEREIVDCRRLRASADVARLLALRTGDAVLQVRRVLAYRGTPTILEDLWLPGGPFKGLTAERLAAWRGPMYAMFETEFGVRMVRAEEKIRAVLPDEAQAALLHVSTATPLLSVERLAHTYHDMPMELRRGLYRTDTHHYRNELG